A window from Malassezia japonica chromosome 1, complete sequence encodes these proteins:
- a CDS encoding carnosine N-methyltransferase (COG:G; EggNog:ENOG503NWES) — protein sequence MSEGDAEEQAHFDKVLRAWDEYLQYALHVNNARRAAICNLPLAHQALLRNLETPLPAPVLEEEVPAQRGGVRARLGEVDDRIRRNADVLSQVADFCRNFLGLGSEANGEVADKHAVSESDQDRVRTALRQIARDWSEAGRAEREAAYGPLLDAVERYVKKDPSSVHILVPGAGLGRLAFEYALRGYSTQGNEFSYFMLIPSHFLLNNTQKVAQHVIYPYIHSHSNWRTAADLLEGVPVPDVLPSSIAPGTEFSMVAGEFVEVYAKEEEHGAWDVVSTCYFLDTAKNALRYMEVINALLPIGGIWANLGPLLWHFEHDAEPSIELTLDEILALLPQLGFQVEELAMLPAQAYTGSATSMLAHQYRPVFWVCRKVREHTMAPPV from the exons ATgagcgagggcgacgcggaAGAGCAGGCGCACTTTGACAAGGTCCTGCGCGCGTGGGACGAGTACTTGCAGTATGCG CTCCATGTGAACaatgctcggcgcgcggcaatCTGCAACCTGCCTCTGGCGCACCAGGCACTGCTGCGGAACTTGGAGACGCCGCTCCcagcgccggtgctcgaggaggaggtgcccgcgcagcgtggcggcgtgcgtgcgcggctcggcgaggtggaCGACCGTATTCGGCGGAACGCCGATGTGCTCAGTCAGGTCGCCGACTTTTGCCGCAACTTTCTCGGCCTCGGTTCAGAGGCCAACGGCGAGGTGGCCGACAAGCATGCCGTGTCCGAGAGCGACCAGGACCGTGTGCGtaccgcgctgcgccagatTGCGCGCGACTGGAGCGAGGCGGGCCGCGCAGAGCGCGAGGCAGCGTACGGGCCGCTGCTCGATGCAGTCGAGCGCTACGTCAAGAAGGATCCCTCGAGCGTGCATATTCTCGTACCCGGCGCGGGCCTCGGGCGGCTGGCGTTTGAGTACGCGCTGCGAGGATACAGCACGCAAGGCAACGAGTTTAGCTACTTTATGCTGATCCCCTCGCACTTCCTCCTGAACAATACGCAAAAGGTGGCGCAGCATGTGATCTACCCGTACATTCACTCGCACAGCAactggcgcacggccgccgacctgctcgaaGGCGTCCCGGTTCCAGACGTACTTCCGTCGAGCATCGCGCCCGGCACCGAGTTTAGCATGGTTGCAGGCGAGTTTGTCGAGGTGTACGCAAAAGAGGAGGAGCACGGGGCGTGGGACGTCGTGTCGACGTGCTACTTTTTGGACACGGCCAAGAATGCGCTGCGGTACATGGAGGTCATCAACGCACTCCTGCCGATTGGCGGCATCTGGGCAAACCTCGGGCCGCTCCTGTGGCACTTtgagcacgacgccgagccaAGCATCGAGCTTACGCTCGACGAaatcctcgcgctcctgcccCAGCTCGGATtccaggtcgaggagctcgcgatgctgccggcgcaggcgtaTACGGGAAGCGCCACGAGCATGCTCGCGCATCAGTACCGCCCTGTATTTTGGGTGTGCCGCAAGGTACGAGAGCATACTATGGCGCCGCCAGTGTAA
- a CDS encoding uncharacterized protein (EggNog:ENOG503NTVI; BUSCO:EOG09263H0Y; TransMembrane:4 (i192-215o221-241i335-357o595-619i); COG:S): protein MAHDGVPPKEDEWEDEESGDESLDGYGSTTSVQSTQSHASRREARPRKKDKAEKRRSAPSESPEARRSEMRIDTAVEALMHEREDMSTPLASQRPLMDVSATPPSKRHEPERLPSPSPVERLGKAMYAVMVVLGVKPPPDFDEAQLHPPPKQRPPRHRTAVVASLWDHLCDEVLVSSSDSVQEMKWERVANFMAIPVWIEKTIMFGFLVCLNSLLYTFTILPMRFATAWCTWAYNSFLWLVSGEKRYLNVSHKCDMLKGLLVIHTCYVLSRVADASKMYHSVRGQDVVKLSVIFSVLEIADRLCGSFGQDILDSLFCRRTLARRPNGTQPYRRMVGYYVLALAYIVFHTFVLLYQLVTLNVAINSYDNALLTLLLSNQFVEIKTTVFKRFEKENLFQLTCADIVERFQLTMVLTAIGARNLIEVAGSQTMSGTGSLGPLPTSFEVYPYVNVFARTLNPVLTVLLSEMLVDWLKHAFITKLNHIRPAIYGRYIDVLCRDLLPNRSAATLDGDYQRQSSFVDQSPVVTRRLGFAVLPLTCVLIRLAFQIAEMIAQSRASSECVFHSPPSWEQAAWATVHGDPSALLRGAERVLAHSAWVLVAVIVWVLVVVLKILLGVNLAHFATRRYASRGEREAEETRNARGRKPIGEVPIEAELQSQIKTMVDKQQDNASST, encoded by the exons AtggcgcacgacggcgtCCCCCCCAAAGAGGACGAGTGGGAAGACGAGGAGTCTGGTGACGAGTCGCTCGATGGATACGGCAGCACAACCAGTGTGCAGTCGACGCAGTCCCATGCAAGCCGACGagaggcgcggccgcggaaGAAGGACAAGGCCGAAAaaaggcgctcggcgccctccgagtcgcccgaggcgcggcggagcgAGATGCGCATTGACACGGCCGTGGAGGCGCTGAtgcacgagcgcgaagATAtgtcgacgccgctcgcgtctCAGCGGCCGTTGATGGATgtgagcgcgacgccgccctcAAAGCGCCacgagcccgagcgcctcccctcgccgagcccggTCGAGCGTCTGGGCAAGGCGATGTACGCGGTGATGGTCGTCCTTGGCGTCAAGCCTCCGCCTGACtttgacgaggcgcagctgcatcCTCCGCCGAAGCAGCGTCCCCCGAGGCACCGTACGGCCGTTGTGGCGAGTCTCTGGGACCACCTctgcgacgaggtgctggtgagcagcagcgactcggtgcAGGAGATGAAGTGGGAGCGCGTCGCTAATTTTATGGCGATCCCTGTCTGGATCGAAAAAACGATCATGTTTGGCTTCCTGGTCTGCCTCAACTCGTTGCTGTACACCTTTACCATCCTCCCGATGCGCTTTGCGACGGCGTGGTGCACGTGGGCGTACAACTCGTTCCTGTGGCTTGTCAGCGGCGAGAAACGCTATCTGAACGTGTCGCACAAGTGCGATATGCTCAAAGGCCTGCTGGTCATCCATACCTGCTACGTCctgtcgcgcgtcgccgacgcgtccAAGATGTACCACAGTGTGCGTGGACAGGACGTGGTGAAGCTCTCGGTGATATTTTCCGTGCTCGAGATCGCCGACCGGCTCTGCGGGAGCTTTGGGCAGGATATTCTCGACTCGCTCTTTTGCCGGCGCACACTCGCACGGCGCCCGAACGGCACGCAGCCGTACCGGCGCATGGTCGGCTACTACGTGCTAGCGCTCGCCTACATTGTGTTTCACACGTTTGTGCTGCTCTATCAGCTTGTGACGCTGAATGTGGCGATCAACAGCTACGACAATGCGCTGCTTACGCTTCTCCTCTCCAACCAGTTTGTCGAGATCAAGACGACCGTCTTTAAGCGGTTCGAAAAGGAGAATCTGTTTCAGCTGACGTGCGCCGACATTGTCGAGCGCTTCCAGCTGACGATGGTGCTCACGGCGATCGGCGCCCGCAACCTCATCGAAGTCGCGGGGTCGCAGACCATGTCGGgcaccggctcgctcggcccgctgccgacgagctTCGAAGTATACCCCTACGTGAACGTCTTTGCACGCACGCTGAATCCCGTCTTGACCGTGCTCCTGAGCGAGATGCTCGTCGACTGGCTCAAGCACGCGTTCATCACCAAGCTCAACCACATCCGGCCCGCGATTTACGGGCGATACATTGACGTGCTGTGTCGTGACCTGCTCCCGAATCGGTctgccgcgacgctcgacggcgactACCAGCGGCAGTCGTCGTTCGTCGACCAGAGCCCGGTCGTGACACGCCGCCTGGGCTTTGCCGTATTGCCTCTGACCTGCGTGCTGATCCGCCTTGCTTTTCAGATCGCCGAGATGATTGCGCAAtcgcgtgcgtcgagcgagtgCGTCTTTCATTCGCCGCCGTCGTgggagcaggcggcgtgGGCCACCGTGCACGGCGATCCCTCGGCCTTGCTCCGGGGCGCCGAGCGGGTCCTTGCGCACTCGGCATgggtgctcgtcgcggtgATCGTGTGGGTGCTTGTCGTGGTGCTCAAGATCCTCCTTGGGGTGAACCTGGCGCACTTTGCCACGCGCCGGTACGCCTcccgcggcgagcgcgaggccgaagAGACGCGCAATGCACGCGGCCGCAAGCCGATCGGCGAGGTACCCATCGAAGCCGAGCTCCAGTCGCAGATCAAGACGATGGTCGACAAGCAGCAAGACAATGCGAGTTCC ACGTGA
- a CDS encoding uncharacterized protein (EggNog:ENOG503P8YU; TransMembrane:6 (o31-49i70-96o102-121i168-191o211-230i290-310o)): MAEVASSDPIFASYILATAADLTEVLARTHIHSTFAPIAVLSLIHAVRISHGTRLLSGGTQSRLRLFQSLVLNLIVLFGGSTVVALLLGAPLPILISPLSVGFYSLVHAVLFFSGVGSALLRAHASPLALAMDLGLAAVDAVCRSEAIANYALTQVKQHTNPAVAHSLFAQLIVGALLSGGVPLLVGVFHLNSPTGLWSFGTPPWVFNPSLLLYPDLLGGAVVPLVFLCLTTSGAEASSSFAFLQAAPVRQATTSILSRFFAVHPSIVDKEKPLGHIHSLPYLSQREAKAVSALVLYMILALPIVLRHLASKAPAPPKPPKAKPGPKPKPKPEAKSLEAKSPEAKSPEAKSPEAKAESDKPEAISSATETPTASPAPRKRGRPRKNLP; this comes from the exons ATGGCTGAggtcgcgtcgagcgaccCAATCTTTGCCTCGTACATTCTCGCAACGGCAGCGGACTTGACCGAGGTGCTTGCCCGTACGCATATCCACTCGACATTT GCCCCGATCGCAGTCCTCTCGCTGATCCATGCGGTGCGCATCAGCCATGGCACGCGTCTCCTGAGCGGAGGCACGCAATCGCGTCTGCGCCTCTTTCAGAGCCTCGTTTTGAACCTGATTGTGCTATTTGGTGGCTCGACAGTtgtggcgctgctgctgggcgCGCCACTGCCGATCCTCATCTCGCCGCTGTCGGTGGGCTTCTACTCGTTGGTCCATGCGGTGCTCTTTTTTTcgggcgtcggcagcgcactgctgcgtgcgcacgccagCCCACTGGCACTTGCAATGGACCTCGGTCTTGCGGCGGTCGATGCCGTGTGCCGCTCAGAAGCCATCGCCAACTACGCCTTGACGCAGGTCAAGCAGCACACGAATCCTGCCGTCGCGCactcgctctttgcgcagctcatTGTCGGCGCACTGctcagcggcggcgtgccgctgctcgtcggcgtcttTCACCTGAACTCGCCGACGGGTCTGTGGTcgttcggcacgccgccgtggGTGTTTAAcccgtcgctgctgctgtaccccgacctgctcggcggcgcggtcgtcCCGCTCGTGTTCCTCTGCCTGACGACCAGCGGCGCAGaggcctcgagctcgttTGCGTTCctgcaggcggcgccggtgcgacAGGCGACGACAAGCATCCTGAGCCGCTTCTTTGCGGTGCATCCGTCGATCGTCGACAAGGAAAAGCCGCTCGGCCACATCCACAGCCTGCCCTACCtgtcgcagcgcgaggccaaggcggtcAGTGCGCTGGTCCTGTACATGATCCTTGCTCTGCCTATCGTCCTGCGCCATCTCGCATCCaaggcgcccgcgccgcccaagccGCCGAAAGCCAAGCCCGGCCCCAAGCCCAAGCCCAAGCCCGAGGCcaagtcgctcgaggccaagtcgcccgaggccaagtcgcccgaggccaagtcgcccgaggccaaggcagAAAGCGACAAGCCCGAGGCAATTTCCTCCGCGACCGAGACGCCGACCGCATCACCCGCGCCCCGCAAGCGCGGACGGCCACGCAAGAATTTACCATAG
- a CDS encoding uncharacterized protein (COG:L; EggNog:ENOG503NW5A), with translation MPRRASSDAMRAADASTEEVLDVYSVSEDEKSPVHIDLTGASDEERADADGAAKSGVAKKGPKRADDARGAPSAAASPAHSTPAPTSDAISLASDLDSDDMDDVAVDDELDMDDVDIDTPQNAYASLYDVPAEPAPQGAPLQVVVARDEPKSTPKKRTTQWTPRDRKNRILVHQLQVLAVLAAARIRNRWCNDAELRETLLDAVPDNLLHKLYAIHPKREPERRERVRLFEAFMHDLVRWWASRFRLHAAQSAACAWRQPCQDLLLGTPLPPHTWVDGWLTESPAERARRQKMPRKKRTMEVALFPPGGETATPTYLRLLPCDAPKCASDLVEAANTRLGTHETSALLFCALCRALGVPARLVVSVQAAPCTAAAAKTPGARSREPRPTETVVSSDEEPAPRTKRRAEKSGYYIEPVDARGPPTVWVEVFSKPYQHWITVDPIRALVRVTGSKHMEPVTTNKQNRLVYVVGFEEDGYARDVTARYTRVLHTKVARQRPAAVARNKALPSTPEDWWGTVVRALHRPQRLDRDAAEDVELADQAAREPMPTSLGAFKDHPVYVLEQFLRRDQVIHPLHRVGTFQGKPVYLRANVLTLQSARQWYNQGREIVEGEQALKVVKARGYTLMSKRMEEQARADGQEEATEGLYAYHQTRVYTPPPVVDGRVPTNGFGNIDLFVPSMLPAGGLHVPHAGAAKAAKSLGISYAEAVVGFEFRKFRSLPRLAGAVIPKEHADQVWEAIRHAEKQAAETEQAKRQARAIKGWRKLLTALTVAKHVQQQYGTAKATTPHDAKPQLKERLRETEARHEQKQLQPLPVAPREASDESEDEAPQRPARPIVSLDELIAADARASEAGTPQSDMSTASPASPAPLPAPKRRRIVLKRSAPAEPAPRRSTRRAATAAAMAMHELSESDDDIP, from the coding sequence atgccgcggcgtgcgtcgagcgatGCTATGCGGGCCGCGGACGCGTCGACGGAGGAGGTGCTGGACGTGTACTCGGTGTCGGAGGACGAGAAGAGCCCGGTGCACATCGACCTGaccggcgcgagcgacgaggagcgcgccgacgcggatGGCGCGGCCAAAAGCGGGGTGGCAAAAAAGGGGCCCAAGCGTGCCGATGACGCTCGCGGGGCGCCCAgcgcggctgcgtcgccggcgcatAGCACGCCCGCACCCACTTCTGACGCAATTTCGCTCGCTTCAGATctcgactcggacgacatggacgacgtcgcggtcgacgacgaaCTCGACATGGACGACGTCGATATCGATACCCCCCAAAATGCATACGCATCCCTGTACGACGTGCCTGCCGAGCCTGCACCGCAAGGTGCTCCACTGCAGGTGGTtgtggcgcgcgacgagccaaAATCCACGCCAAAGAAGCGCACGACGCAGtggacgccgcgcgaccgAAAGAACCGCATCCTCGTCCACCAGCTCCAGGTACTTGCTGTactggccgcggcgcgcatccgcaACCGCTGGTGCAATGACGCGGAACTGCGAGAGACGCTCCTCGATGCTGTCCCCGACAATCTCTTGCACAAGCTCTACGCCATCCATCCCAAGCGCGAGCCGGAGCGCCgggagcgcgtgcgcctaTTCGAGGCGTTCATGCACGACCTCGTGCGCTGGTGGGCATCGCGGTTCCGCCtgcatgcggcgcagtcGGCCGCATGTGCGTGGCGGCAGCCGTGCCAGgacctgctgctcggcacgccccTTCCCCCGCATACCTGGGTCGACGGCTGGCTGACCGAgtcgcccgccgagcgcgcacgccgccaaAAGATGCCGCGAAAAAAGCGCACGATGGAAGTCGCCCTCTTTCCGCCCGGCGGTGagacggcgacgccgacgtatctgcgcctcttgccgtgcgacgcgccaaAATGTGCCagcgacctcgtcgaggctGCGAATacccgcctcggcacgcacgaGACCAGCGCACTGCTGTTTTGTGCGctgtgccgcgcgctcggcgtgcctgcgcgcctcgttgTCAGCGTgcaggccgcgccgtgcacggccgcagcggccaagacgcccggcgcacgctcgcgcgagccgcggccCACCGAGACGGtcgtctcgagcgacgaggagcctgcgccgcgcacaaagcgccgcgctgaaAAGTCGGGGTACTACATCGAGCCTGtcgacgcacgcggccCGCCGACGGTCTGGGTCGAGGTCTTTAGCAAGCCCTACCAGCACTGGATCACCGTCGATCCCATCCGCGCCTTGGTCCGTGTCACGGGAAGCAAGCACATGGAGCCGGTCACGACGAACAAGCAGAACCGGCTTGTGTACGTGGTCGGGTTCGAAGAGGACGGGtatgcgcgcgacgtcaCCGCACGCTATACTCGCGTGCTGCATACCAAGGttgcgcggcagcggcctGCAGCCGTCGCACGCAACAAAGCGCTCCCCTCTACGCCCGAGGACTGGTGGGGAACcgtggtgcgtgcgctgcaccggccgcagcgcctggaccgcgacgcggcggagGACGTAGAGCTTGCGgaccaggcggcgcgcgagccgatgccgacgagTCTCGGCGCGTTCAAGGACCACCCAGTGTacgtcctcgagcagttTCTGCGGCGCGACCAGGTCATCCACccgctgcaccgcgtcggcACCTTTCAAGGCAAGCCAGTGTACCTCCGAGCCAACGTGCTTACACTGCAGTCTGCGCGGCAGTGGTACAACCAAGGCCGCGAGATTgtcgagggcgagcaggcgctcaaggTCGTCAAGGCCCGGGGCTATACGCTGATGAGCAAGCGCATGGAAGAGCaggcacgcgccgacggccaaGAAGAGGCTACAGAAGGGCTCTATGCGTACCACCAGACGCGCGTCTatacgccgccgccggtcgtCGACGGGCGTGTGCCGACGAACGGCTTTGGCAACATTGACCTGTTCGTGCCGAGCATGCTGCCCGCCGGCGGTCTCCATGTTCcccacgccggcgcggccaaggcggccaAGAGCCTCGGCATCAGCTATGCAGAGGCGGTGGTCGGCTTCGAGTTCCGCAAGTTTCGCAGCCTGccccgcctcgccggcgctgtGATTCCCAAAGAGCATGCAGACCAAGTCTGGGAGGCGATCCGGCATGCAGAAAAGCAGGCGGCAGAGAccgagcaggccaagcgccaggcgcgTGCCATCAAGGGATGGCGCAAGCTGCTTACCGCGCTCACCGTCGCAAAGCACGTCCAGCAGCAGTACGGCACGGCGAAAGCCACGACGCCGCACGATGCCAAGCCGCAGCTCAAGGAGCGGTTGCgcgagaccgaggcgcgccacgAACAAAAGCAGCTGCAGCCCCTCCCAGTCGCGCCTCGCGAGGCGTCggacgagagcgaggacgaggcgccgcagcgccctGCACGCCCGAtcgtctcgctcgacgagctgatTGCGGCGGATGCCCgtgcgagcgaggcgggcaCGCCGCAGAGCGACATGTCCACGGCGTCtcccgcgtcgccggcccCATTGCCGGCGCCAAAGCGGCGCCGGATCGTGCTGAAGCGGTCGGCACCGGCTgagccggcgccgcggcgcagcacacgccgtgcggcgacgGCTGCAGCGATGGCCATGCACGAGCTcagcgagagcgacgacgatATACCCTAA
- the ebp2 gene encoding rRNA-processing protein EBP2 (BUSCO:EOG09265GXF; EggNog:ENOG503NU3U; COG:A), with the protein MATSRTKPVRAEKTKPRAEKVKTPRAEKKPVVDEEDDEDEVHADEDEAGISEKGLQRVMQLLGEDGLNEMDLAALQEIQGDEEEDEEEDEGEEDDEDEDEEDEEVDLEDEDDENEDEDEDEDEDEDEEDASDEDDERDVSSSTLAAPKDSLAASILRSGLVPDEDDDDEDEDEEDEQEAEDDNEEEDGDEEDDGDIAVEDLPDHLELSEETRAAKHNRVRINRVDALERIYEDFRLDGPSGSKSLPWIETMTVTYPKTLSDEVPDAQNDLERELAFYRQSLDAAMRGRQLVLAANVPFSRPNDYFAEMVKTDEHMERIRQRLLDESAGIKASENAKRQRELKKYGKQIQTEKLQERQKSKRDMEDKVNSLKRKRGGLELDDDEFDVQLEEAISDQKEARRKQTQGRAKMPRQKRDEKYGFGGKKRYAKSNSAESTNDFGKKKGGRPGKAQRPGKQRRAAGRR; encoded by the exons ATGGCGACGAGTCGTACGAAGCCTGTGCGTGCCGAGAAGACGAAGCCGCGTGCCGAGAAGGTGAAGACGCCACGCGCGGAGAAGAAGCCGGTGGTAGACGAAGAAgatgacgaggacgaggttcacgccgacgaggacgaggcgggTATCTCGGAAAAGGGTCTGCAGCGCGTGATGCAGCTCCTGGGCGAGGACGGTCTGAATGAGATGGACCTTGCCGCGCTTCAAGAGATCCAAGGcgacgaagaggaggaTGAGGAGGAGGATGAGGGtgaagaggacgacgaggatgaagacgaagaggacgaggaagTCGATctcgaggacgaagacgacgagAACGAAGACGAagacgaagacgaggacgaggacgaggacgaggaagacGCGTCTgacgaagacgacgagcgcgacgtctCTTCGTCGACCCTCGCTGCCCCCAAAGACTCGCTCGCTGCCAGCATTCTCCGCAGCGGTCTCGTccccgacgaggacgacgatgacgaggacgaggacgaggaagacgagcaagaggccgaggacgacaATGAAGAAGAGGACGgggacgaggaggacgatgGGGACATTGCTGTCGAGGACCTCCCCGACCACCTCGAACTGTCCGAAGAGACGCGTGCGGCCAAGCACAACCGTGTGCGCATTAACCGTGTCGATGCCCTGGAGCGCATCTATGAAGACTTCCGTCTAGACGGCCCCTCTGGCTCCAAGTCGCTCCCCTGGATCGAGACGATGACGGTGACCTACCCCAAGACACTTTCGGACGAGGTTCCCGATGCGCAGAACGAcctggagcgcgagcttgcCTT TTATCGCCAGTCGCTCGATGCCGCTATGCGTGGCCGCCAGCTGGTTCTTGCCGCGAATGTGCCCTTTTCGCGCCCCAACGACTACTTTGCCGAGATGGTCAAGACCGACGAGCACATGGAGCGTAtccgccagcgcctgctcgacgagtcgGCCGGCATCAAGGCGTCCGAGAATGCCAAGCGCCAGCGTGAGCTGAAGAAATACGGCAAGCAGATCCAGACCGAGAAGCTGCAAGAGCGCCAAAAGAGCAAGCGCGACATGGAGGACAAGGTGAACTCGCTCAAACgcaagcgcggcggcctggaGCTGGACGATGACGAGTTTGACGTGCAGCTCGAAGAGGCCATCAGCGACCAgaaagaggcgcgccgcaagcagACGCAAGGCCGCGCCAAGATGCCGCGCCAGAAGCGCGACGAAAAGTACGGCTTTGGCGGCAAGAAGCGCTACGCCAAGTCGAACTCTGCCGAGAGCACCAACGACTTTGGGAAGAAGAAAGGCGGGCGGCCCGGAAAAGCGCAGCGTCCcggcaagcagcgccgcgcggctgGGCGGCGCTAG